The Rhododendron vialii isolate Sample 1 chromosome 1a, ASM3025357v1 region TTCTTGGCCACGTAaattcttaagaaaatttgataCCATGTGCATATGAGTCCCCTTTATGCGTTAAAATTTTTGAGACCTAGTTCATTGTGGTTTATCCTCAAGAATTGTTGGAGCAGGTCATGGTTAACTTGTCATTTTTTGTAGTGAATCATGCATGTGCATCGTTTAATGAGTTCTTTGTGTAAATGATgtatgttcatatacatatgTAGGATTTGGTGAACAAGAGAAGGATATAAGGGATACAAGTTGATCTTTACTTGAAGTGCAAAGGAATGTGAGTAACCTCATActttgaaatggaaaattttatGAACTCTCTCTATGAAATGTGACTTGATTTTCTATGTTATGAAGTGATATGTCTAAGTGTTTTGAGTGTTAtgttataatgaaaatgttcCTTAATGTATTTCTTAAGATGTTCGAAGTATGTATGTTACAAGTTTTGTTTTACGAAGTATGTATGTCATGCCCCTTGCTTTACCGTATGTGCCCGCTGGTGGGTTCTATAATAGCCAGCATTACGTGCCTCTCTGGAGGGTTCTATAATATCCAGTATGTGCCTTCCTGGAAGGTTTCATAATATTCAGGTATGTGCCATTGCCGATGGATACTAATAATTGGCCGGAATCCCGATATGTgtcatgtatgtatatgtatgtgtatgtggTAAGCTTGGCGGCATTGGCAAAATAAATGTGTTCTAGTACTTTATGCTTTCATGTGAAATatcttttgaatttctttttaatgttcGTAACTAGTGTGCTATATGTGCGTTGaatattcaaaacccaaattagaGTATGAGCTTTACTCACTGAGCTTTCAGCTGACGGTTTATTTACCATTTTCAGGCAATGACGTGTGATAGCTTCGAATGTTTTGAAGTGCGATATTTGTGCAAGTTTGGGCTTCATGGAGTCGTTTTGCATATAGAATGGAAGTAGAAAGAAGACTTATATTTTGGGCATGATTTGTACTTATATCTTTTATGGACAAAGACGTGTCTATTTTTGCAAAGTGATGTATGTAATTAAGGTATACATGTTAAGAAAAAGGTTTGAATGTTTCATGTCATTGTATTTATGGTTTTATGGGGATTTTTTGATGTATGGACACTCTAGACCAAATGAGTTGTGCTCTTTTTACTTAAACTTGTTTGTGATTACTTTTACTAATAGACCCTATAAATTTAACTGAAATTTTCTTAATCGCTTCCGCAAAtgtttggttaattttttttatttagatcaCTTTTTCTTGAGCCCATTTGGTTATGTAAGAAGGCCTTGTTGGCCGGTCACGTGCCGCAATGCCCTAATAAGGGGTCTAGGGATAGCGAGACGTGACATATAAGATAAGAGGGGGTATTATTTTTGGAGGGTTAGCCCACACTGATGTAATGTTTATAGAGGGGAGATAAAATTTAACTTGGTTTGGATGTTTTATGAAATGAGGGGATAAGGATGGGTGGATAAGggaaaaaattgtcaaatgactattttgcccatgTACAATGTTAAACTTGATTACGTATTAAATTAAGTATATAAATGCAAAACTCaatatatttaattaattttggatAATTTGAGACTGAgtcttgtttttaaaaaaaatgaggttgGATCTTTTTTATTACGCAACGTTTCccctttttttaatcaaaacccATGTGGGCACCACTACCTGCATATATTAGTAGGAcgccgctattcgcaaccctttattttctcccatagcccactacatttcggtaaatggttgttgtaaatcataaataacacttcggtaaattgctgttgaaaacaagattatatttcggtaattacatgtcgaaaatatgttcaactttcggtaaacaactgccgaacatgcattttcggtaaatagctgttgaaaaaaatattatatttcggtaattgaatgatgaaaatatatctcaattttggtaactaactgtcgagtataattggaaatttttaacgggctatgagagaaaatagagggctgtgaatagcggcgccctattAGTATTACCcaacctttcttttttattttagggaaaatttcacccaggcacctgacctttcacacaaatcacacataaacacctgacctttcttaaatttcatataaacacctgagctttctaaaaactcatcaattcaacatctaacctttcttaaatttcatataaacacctgagctttctaaaaattcatcaattcaacacaTGTCATCACCCCTCTGTCTAAAACCAAACGGAATGGCTGAGGTGCTCCAAGCAAAAcaagttaagtgctccaatttttaatttgtttgaaccagtgcgaagatcttattttttctgatcatattatcctaaagaatcataattaattttttactctaaaGCTCTTGTTAGTCAACCTCAAGAAAgtcatagaatcaaatatctcttagggctaactaacgatagcattagagtcaaaaattaattatgaccctttagaataaaatgatcagagaaataagatcttcataatggttcaaacaaattgaaaattggagcaattaaaTTTTCAATCATGTAtagaccatttatatattaaaaagtatggttaaaaaaataagtgctccaatttttaatctgtttaaaccggtacgaagatcttatttctttgatcattttattctaaagggtcataattaatttttaactctaaggctatCGTTAGTTAGTcctaagaaatatttgattttacaactttcttagggctgactaacgagaattttagagtaaaaaattaagtatggttctttaggataaaatgatcagaaaaataagatcttcacacttgttcaaacaaattaaaaattggagcacttaactttttttgctTGGAGCACCTCAGCCATTCCGTTTAGTTTTAGACAGAGGGGTGACGACaagtgttgaattgatgagtttttagaaagcttaggtgtttatatgaaatttaagaaaggtcaggtattgaattgatgagtttttagaaagctcaggtgtttatatgaaatttaagaaatgtcaggtgtttatgtgtgatttgtgtgaaaggtcaAGTGCCTAggtgaaaattttcctttattttattattcttctcttctttcccaTGAAACTGAAGGGTTTCAGCAGTAGCAACATGATGGCTCCAGTAACGGCAATAACatgaacctctctctctctctctctctctctctctctctctctctctctgtttttctaaaaaatgaaaaaatagggttaGTTTTCAGAGATGGAGGGGCATAATTGTCCATATACCGCCATCCACTGCCGAATAACTTTTGGGCAGGAGGGGGTGCCCAAAAGTTATCCCCCTCAACCCCTCCACAGCCGGATAAGTTTTGAGGGGGGAAAAAGTAATCCGGAAGCAATTTTGGGCTTCCAAACAGTGGATATGGGGACTTATCCCCCTTTATCAGGAGTGAAAAGAAATTCGGGAGGCTATATGCCCACCCAAACGCCcccgacccccccccccccccccccccccccaaaaaaaaaaaaagttatttaatGGACAAAAAAGGTTAGTTTTATTATAAGTAgaataaatacatatttatttataaaaaaagtgggataaaataaattcattgaatctttaaaatattttgtcacccttgtttgtttgttttttttttgagaaaaaaatttaaaaaaaattaaaattagaaatCTGTAAAATGtttaaaacctttttttaatagaatattgatttttggaaaaaaaaattaaaaaccgaaatatatgaaaagaaaattggttaattttaaaaattagtcGGGTAGGAAAGCACATGTTCAACAAATAAGTTAGGTATGTGGTAATTGAAAACACATTTTCAACaactttttttggtaaatttttcCATAAAAGGCACACATTTGTACACTTTTCTTCATCTCATCCCATATCTCAAGTCCATTACAAGtaatttttactattttggtattttgCCTCACAATGGCATGCGCCACATGCCGAGCTTGGAgcgatgaggaggaggagtcgTTACAAGAAAAACTTACAACTCTTGTAGATCAAGGGATTTGGCAAGGTGAGCACAAGTTTCATCCTGCCTACTTGGGAGTCTTGAAAAATCAGATGAAAGCTTCTTTCCCCCAAAGGGGTATTgccaaaattcatattgaagcAAATATTAAGAATTGGAAGCAAACTTGTTTTACACTACAAGACACGCTTCAAATACCTGGGTTTGGTTGGAATGCAAATGAAAATAGACTGTTGGTAGAAAATGAAGTTTGGAATTAGTTTGTCCAAGTATGTAATCAATATGCATCAAATTTATATAAACTCTTGTTTACAGCAAACTTTAAACATTTTTCCTACTATTTGTGTATGTCAATCGACGAGCTAGGCACATGAGGGAAATGCAATTTCCCAATTACAATCGATGGTGCCATTGCTTTGGACGTCAGTACTGATGTGGAGAAGTTGGAAGCTTAAGACAAATGTTGGATAATAAATTTGTACCTTTCGTAATGTTTCTCAACTAAATGTTTAAATTTAATTGAGATGATTACTTTGTCTATATATTACAGTTCTAATTTTCATAATCTGTGAAAAAAACGTACAAGATCATTCAGAATCAAATAGATGTGCCAAGATTATACAACATAAGAAACCTAAGAAAAAAACTACAACAAAGTATTTGCTTAGACTAGTTTGATGTTGAACTTCCAAAACGCTTGTGGATGTGGAACCACTGTGACTTGATTGATGTTCGATTCGAACTGACTGCATTTGAAGGAGTCGGTATCTTTCCTTATGGAACTGTAACAATGCTCCTTCCGTGCTTCGTCCGTCgatatataaatatatgatCACCCCAAGCATAGGGTAAATACGTccattgaagcataataatccggaagtcCGGAATCGTACCCAAGAGAATATCATCATGGCTtgattggatttgtagatgcaagtattGTGGCCTTGAAGAGGCTAACTTTTAGGTGTAGTTTGAAGTGAACTAAACGTGCAATGGAATTGTGATTTGAAACGATTTAAACTAAGCGGCTAGGTCTAGGGGATTTTAATAGCCATAACTCGGATCAATCAGCTTTCTCTCGAATTACTCGGGTTGAGATAAGCGTCAAGGATCTCCCAGCCTGAAGGATTTATTATTAAGCTTAATTACTAGAAAATGAGTCAAAAAAACCAAGCTAGTTCTAGTATTTATCTAGCAAACGCAATGGATGACATAGCTCTAAGCATctatgtgtggtaagtaggctcGCTCTTGCCTAcgcatgatcaaagaggttaccACCGCCTAGATTTGATAGACAAACATGAACTGCCTTGATTTTCCAACTAACAATGAAGATTTATTGAGagaaaagcatgattaattcaaaTCATGGAGTGTTAATCACCCTATGACCAAGCCTAATTAACTGTTCACTCATGCTAGAAATTGAATCAACAAAGCTAAATATTGAAAACATGGCGGAAATCAAATTAAaatagagattaagatagatctaGAGTagagctacaactttaatgaagagtaaaatggaaaacaacaattaattaaggaaaaaaatgaaggatTTAGTCAAGAACAATCAAGAATACTAATAAGAGTTAGTAACAAGTAAAGAAAATCCTACTTAGATCTAAAAAGTGCAGTAAAATCTAGTGTATTTCGGGTATGTGACATAATGAGATATTTATACAAGCCCACATTAGtacacaaaatatcccaaaggACGCCCTAAAAATCTGCTTACGAAGGCACTTGGTATCGATACATAAAACCTTGTATCGATACCGGATCACTTTGAACAGTTCTACTAGGCCACCTAAACcaattggtatcgatacagcaaTACGACGTATCAATACCCATAAGCAattataattttcaaactttctGTTTTtaaatggtatcgatacggctTTTCTGAGTATCGATACCGTCTTCAAATGCTTGGGTTTTTCAGCTTTCGGCCTCCGGCTTGGCTTCCAACGTCCTTGGCCACCCATCGGGTCTTCAACGCTTGATTCTTTGGCCCTGATGGCTTCGTTCCTTGATCGCTTTCGAGTTTTGGAGGCCTCCGACTTGCTTTAAGCTTCAAGACTCTCTTATTAAGTGGTTTTCTACAAAATAGAGTATACACACCCTATGTGCAATATTAAATAGAAAGCTAGATTAACTAAACATAAAATGGTAAAAATAAAGACTTAAGCACTAAGAATAAGCATTAATGGATGCTTATCATTCCGCTTTGTCAAATGTGTTGtatcttttcttcaattctccGACTGTCTATTAACCTGCAGTTCCGTGGTCTCCTAACTTGTATATATTCCCAGATTATGGCCAACAAAAACCACCCAATAGTATTGTTTTTCTTCACTTGGCATTGTAATATCTATGAGAAAATACCGGCTATCACATTTATAAGATAATGAATACTAATATTATGTTTATATGTACTTGGCTCAGATATTTTTTTAACCGGCACATAGTGCACCACTTGGCTACAACTTATGTTGCCAAATGGTGATTAAACCATTGGCCCTCATAAATTATCCCGCCAAGACAAGTGTCTCGCCTTCAAATTTGTCATATCATCATAGTCTAGGAAACATAGttaatttcaaccaaaaaagaaaacaaaacaaccatAAAACTGATATAAATCTTGGTACAAAATATGTCAAAACATGGCATAACAAGGACTCTTGGAAACAAAACCATTTCAGCTCACAAAATACCAGCATTTTCGTAGTCAAAAATAGCACCAAAACTGTCAAAAAAATAGCAATGAAACTGGCCATAATGCAGCACCAAAACTGCCACAAGTCTACAAGCCACAAAACGACCTAGGTTTCTCAAACAACACAACCCAAATCTgtctaacaaaaaaatatagaaacatCTACAAAACAACCCAAAAAGCAGGACCAATTTTGCACATAAACTGCCCACAAAACAATCACATAGTTGCACAACTTATCAATACTTGGGCTTAGACAATTCTAGCATAATCAAAGTAGCATTACCATTTGCAACTAAGTTGCCATTAAGGCCATCATAATTGGCAAAAGCAATACCAACTAATACGTTGTAATTAACATTACATCATTGTCCAATAAAACAACCCAAGAAACAGCACCAAAATTGTCCAAGAAGCAGGAAAAAAACTACCCAAAAACCAGCAACAAAACAGCCCTAAAAAGGGCATGCAAACCTTGCCAAACTTGGCATAACAATAAGCCCAACAAACTGGACCAAAACTGTCCAACAAACTGCCAAAAAATATGCCATAACAATCCACCAAATAGCAACAAAACTGCCCAAAAAGCAACCACAGAATGCAGCCCTAAAACTGCTATAGAATGTAGCATCAAAACTGCCAGAAAATAGGTACAACATCGCCCATAAAACTGCAATAAAACTGCCCAGAAACTACCAATAATTTGTCCAAaccagaaacaacaaagaaTAGCGAGCCAGACCAACAAATTTGCCAAGAAAACAGCAACAAAACTGCCCACAAACCTGCATGCTAATAGTAACTCTCAAACACACAGGCAGTTGACTACACTGAGGCTGGGATTTTGCCCTTATTTCCACCTTAATTTGCACAAAATATCAACACTTGGGCTCAAATGTAATCAACATAATCAAAGAAGCACTAGCATATAACTAAGTTGCCATTAAGACCTTCATAGTTGCACCAACTAATACATTTGgatcaattaataaaatgcaTCGTTATTGCCCAACCAAATTCATCATCATTGTTGCCCTAACATTTGCCAACTCAAATTGGGATCATCATAGTTGCCAAAATAAGTTTAAAGTAGTAAAGTGCATCATTACAATGCCATAAAGGGGGCCTAATCCCCATTGATCATCATCGTTGCCCAAAAAAAGTGTCTTACCAATACAATCATCATTGTTGCCCTAACAAGTACCACATATACATGATGAAAAGTTTAAAGTTGTACAGTGcatcattacaaaaaagaaTGAATCACATCCTCCATAAACATGCCATAAGTAGTATATAGTTaattacaaaaagaaagaatcaCATTCTCCGCCATATTAAACATTGTACGCATAAGTTTGAAGACATCCTTATGCGGTCTTCAGTTTGATTTGCCCCACTAATACTTCCTCCACCCATACTTGTCTGTAGTTTTCTGGTACACCATAAAACGTGTCCACATTTTATTCTGTCGACACAATTATGGCGTGTGCAAAAAACATATCAAGCAACTCAAGGTCAAGCTTCTCAAGCTCAGCAAACACCCTCTCTTTTTTGGCAGAGAGTCGGTCCTCATATCCAACTAAATTAGCGATCTTAAGAAATGTCGTATTGCTTTGAGCCATAAAATTCCCTAATGCGTCATGAATGGACGCCTCTTTTGCGTCCAcctttgccttcttctttggcCTTTCCGGCACGACATTGGTCACCGAAGTGTTCATATTGGTTCTTGGAGTGGCAGGAATGGCATTACTTGTTAGAGTCCCAACAAAAGTTGATATGTCAACAAATGCCGGGTCACCATTTGCAAACAATGGAGTATAGTAATCATTGAATAAGTCATCGGGGTTAAGAGTTTCAACGAGATCGGCCTGAATATCGTCAAGTTCCGCCGCATCCTTGGCTATTTTACTGGTGACCCTATCCCTCCCAAATAATATTTGCCAACTCTCGTACATGGGGAAAACCTTCCCATTTATCCCTTTCGCCTTCGGATGAGACTACACATATTCAATTGCATACATTAAGTATGAGGCAacaacaatttttgaaaatggaagaggaGAGAAGTTACCTTCTCATATTCTTTGCACACCTCTTCGGAATCCACTTGAATGGAATTAGTTGCATAGTTTCAATCGAACCCACTAATACGTGTGATGTCGAGAATTACACCAtactttttcttccaatttttcacCTTCGACTCGATATTGGGTTGAGTTTTAAGTGTCGTTCCGGGCAATCTCTTTTTCAACTCCTTCTCAACTTTATTGAAGAAGCCTTGTTTGAAACCATTATGAGCTCTATACTTATCGGAGATACACTCCATCATGGCAGCAAGTAGGCACTCCTCTTCCTTATGGGTCCATAGCCTATGAGCTTGTTTTTCTTTACCACTTGTTGTTTGAGATTGCGCAGTTCCTTCACTTTCCATTGTGTTTGGTAACCTAATTTTAATGATGATAACAATATGAGATAGGTATTGTAGTTACGAAAGACCTAAATATTACATTGATTTCTAAACACAACCATTGTTCCACTGGTTTAACAAGTCTGCAAGCAAatatgattaaaataaataaaatagcaCAGTTACAAATATCCTATTGGCCACCCCCAAGATGAGCTAACCAATCGTTGTACATTTGGGTTGCCAAGTTATTCCTCATTTGGGTCCATTGGTTTGTACTTTCGAGACTTCTAATACACTCTTCATGTGGTACATTATGTAGGTTTGCCTGCTCCCACGCTGTGTATTCAGCCTCAACGGGATCCACCTCCATTGTACGCTTAATGAGATTGTGGAGGAGGATACAAGCAGTGACAATGCGACATTGAGTCCTAATGGGGTAGAAAGAGTAAGATCTAAAAATTCGCCATTTCATCTTAAGCACCCCAAAGCATCGCTCCGCAACATTTCGTGCTTTGGAGTGCTTCATGTTGAAGAACTCCTCTCGGCTCTGAGGCATGTGCCCTTGCTTCCAAATATTATTGTGGTATCGTTGACCCCTGTAATGTGCTAATATTTTCGGCCCATTAGTGTAACCGGCATCTGCGAGGTAGTAATGACCTACAAATGAGATTAGTTGCCTTAAATGAGTATGTTTACAGAAATGGGGAGGGATGTTCACTAATAGAAAGGTTTTCAAGTCACATACTGTGTGAAATTTTCAACCCGTGAGACCTTACCAAGGTGTTTTCGAGCA contains the following coding sequences:
- the LOC131333157 gene encoding uncharacterized protein LOC131333157, with translation MYESWQILFGRDRVTSKIAKDAAELDDIQADLVETLNPDDLFNDYYTPLFANGDPAFVDISTFVGTLTSNAIPATPRTNMNTSVTNVVPERPKKKAKVDAKEASIHDALGNFMAQSNTTFLKIANLVGYEDRLSAKKERVFAELEKLDLELLDMFFAHAIIVSTE